A genomic segment from Psychrobacter arcticus 273-4 encodes:
- the pheA gene encoding prephenate dehydratase → MSEQSPEQKNDNLNQTTASNSATATDKEFLNTLRGSIDAVDCEIQTLINNRAKLAQQVATVKKNHIANDPAAENTNPIFYRPEREAQVLKAVMERNTGPIADEKMARLFREIMSVCLDLEAPQRIAFLGPVGTFTHAAALKHFGKAADTVPLNTITDVFREVEAGTAMYGVVPVENSSEGVVNHTLDGFLSSTLKIIGEVELPIHQNFLVAEHTKIDGLSRIYSHQQSLAQCRHWLDVNFPNVERVAVSSNGEAARRLKNEWHSAAIAGDVAAAEYDLHKLYSNIEDNPSNTTRFLIIGHEAIEPSGQDKTSIMVSAHDKAGALIEILKPLSYHGVSMTSIETRPERPNKWAYVFFIDINGHIADPNVSAAIADIRPLVKDLRVLGSYPKAVL, encoded by the coding sequence ATGAGTGAGCAGTCACCAGAACAAAAAAATGATAATCTAAACCAAACCACCGCAAGCAACAGCGCTACAGCAACGGATAAAGAGTTTTTAAATACATTGCGAGGCAGTATCGATGCGGTAGACTGCGAAATTCAGACGCTGATTAACAATCGTGCCAAATTGGCTCAGCAAGTGGCGACCGTGAAAAAAAATCACATTGCCAATGATCCTGCTGCTGAAAATACCAACCCTATTTTTTATCGTCCAGAGCGTGAGGCGCAAGTTTTAAAAGCCGTCATGGAGCGTAATACCGGACCTATCGCCGATGAAAAAATGGCACGTTTGTTCCGTGAGATTATGTCGGTATGCCTTGATTTAGAAGCGCCGCAGCGCATTGCATTTTTGGGTCCAGTAGGTACTTTTACCCATGCCGCTGCATTAAAACACTTTGGCAAAGCTGCGGATACTGTACCGCTCAATACTATCACTGATGTCTTTCGTGAAGTCGAAGCGGGCACAGCAATGTATGGCGTCGTGCCCGTTGAAAACTCATCTGAGGGCGTCGTTAATCATACGTTAGATGGCTTTTTATCCTCTACTCTAAAAATAATCGGTGAAGTTGAGCTGCCGATTCATCAAAACTTTTTGGTCGCTGAGCATACCAAGATTGACGGGTTAAGCCGTATCTACTCGCACCAGCAATCGTTAGCACAGTGTCGTCACTGGCTTGATGTGAATTTCCCCAATGTCGAGCGTGTTGCGGTATCGAGTAATGGTGAAGCGGCACGTCGCTTGAAGAATGAGTGGCATTCAGCAGCGATTGCAGGTGACGTGGCGGCTGCAGAGTATGATTTGCATAAGCTGTATTCAAATATCGAAGACAATCCAAGTAATACTACTCGTTTCTTGATTATTGGTCACGAAGCGATAGAGCCATCAGGTCAAGACAAAACCTCGATTATGGTGTCAGCGCATGACAAAGCGGGTGCTCTGATCGAAATCTTAAAACCTTTATCGTATCATGGCGTGTCGATGACCAGTATTGAAACGCGTCCTGAGCGTCCTAATAAGTGGGCTTACGTTTTCTTTATCGATATTAATGGGCACATTGCAGACCCAAATGTGAGCGCCGCTATCGCTGATATCCGCCCATTGGTCAAAGATTTACGTGTATTGGGCTCTTATCCAAAAGCGGTACTATAA
- a CDS encoding rubredoxin: MKRYECIVCGWIYDEALGCPEEGIAPGTKWDDIPDDWTCPECGVGKLDFEMLEL, from the coding sequence ATGAAACGTTATGAATGTATTGTCTGTGGCTGGATATATGACGAAGCCCTCGGTTGCCCCGAAGAAGGTATCGCACCGGGCACCAAATGGGATGATATCCCCGATGATTGGACGTGCCCAGAATGCGGCGTTGGCAAGCTTGATTTTGAGATGCTAGAACTTTAA
- the hisC gene encoding histidinol-phosphate transaminase, which yields MQSTQSTESNLLPLVPAYDSILALAPYQTGKPIEELTREYGVSDVVKLASNENPIGCSPHVTLAITEQIGQLSRYPDGNGYYLKQALADFNDVNVDQITLGNGSDDLLDILARSFVGADDAIVYSQYAFVVYSMLAKMQGAMDVEVPAQRFGHDLKAMSQAIENNSNTKIVFIANPNNPTGTQLEHGELREFVASVPSSVLVVLDEAYIEYSPESNNRALLDEFDNVVIVRTFSKAYGLAGLRVGYALSSAAVADLLNRIRQPFNVSRVALAAAAAALADQDFIEKTRLINDEQMHWLEKQFDALGLGFIKSHANFIMVEIAVEMEDTNAAVIYQALLEQGVIVRQLEVYGLYNWLRISVGVAEDNMRLIDTLRSILTDD from the coding sequence ATGCAGTCTACGCAATCGACAGAGTCAAACTTATTACCGCTCGTACCTGCTTATGACAGTATTTTGGCGTTGGCGCCGTATCAAACTGGCAAGCCTATTGAAGAATTAACGCGTGAGTATGGCGTCTCAGATGTGGTAAAACTTGCCAGTAATGAGAATCCGATAGGCTGCTCACCGCACGTCACGCTAGCGATTACTGAGCAGATAGGTCAGCTGTCACGTTATCCTGATGGCAATGGCTATTATCTAAAGCAAGCGTTGGCTGATTTTAATGACGTCAATGTTGATCAGATTACTTTGGGTAATGGCTCTGATGATTTGCTCGATATCTTGGCGCGTAGTTTTGTGGGTGCGGATGATGCAATCGTTTATAGTCAGTATGCCTTTGTGGTCTATTCGATGTTGGCAAAAATGCAAGGTGCTATGGATGTTGAAGTTCCTGCTCAGCGCTTTGGACACGACCTAAAAGCCATGAGTCAAGCGATTGAGAATAACTCCAATACCAAAATCGTCTTTATTGCCAATCCGAACAATCCAACCGGTACCCAGCTTGAACATGGTGAGCTGAGAGAGTTTGTTGCCAGTGTGCCAAGCTCGGTACTGGTGGTATTAGATGAGGCTTATATCGAATATAGTCCTGAGAGTAATAATCGGGCACTGTTAGATGAATTTGATAATGTGGTCATCGTCCGCACCTTTTCTAAAGCTTATGGGCTGGCAGGTCTGCGTGTCGGCTATGCGTTAAGCTCGGCAGCTGTGGCAGATTTACTCAATCGTATTCGTCAGCCATTTAATGTTAGTAGAGTAGCGCTCGCGGCAGCAGCAGCGGCACTTGCGGATCAAGACTTTATCGAAAAAACTCGGCTGATAAATGACGAGCAGATGCATTGGTTAGAAAAACAGTTTGATGCACTGGGATTGGGTTTCATTAAGTCACATGCCAACTTTATTATGGTCGAAATCGCAGTTGAAATGGAAGATACAAACGCTGCTGTTATTTATCAGGCCTTACTTGAGCAAGGCGTTATCGTGCGCCAGCTGGAGGTTTATGGCTTGTATAATTGGTTGCGAATTAGTGTAGGGGTCGCAGAAGACAATATGCGTTTGATTGATACTCTGCGTTCTATTTTGACCGATGATTAA
- a CDS encoding transaldolase — MSALQQLRTMTTIVADTGDLAAIERLKPIDATTNPSLITKALIHPDNEAVLSETMSRHRNDIDAVIDELTIQIGCNILSLIEGRVSTEVDARLSYDTQATIDKALAFMEAYQKSGIDSERVLIKMAATWQGIEAARYLETQGIHCNLTLLFGQHQAIACADAGVTLISPFVGRILDWQKRQQNRQNIPVSDDMGVQSVKLIYQYYKQHGYKTQVMGASFRSTEQILALAGCDLLTIAPNLIDELAAMDIEVTRQLSESMSMDMTDMTRVSLSAEEFSHAYQQDTITQDLLPKGIDGFISARDELAHMLASMRS, encoded by the coding sequence ATGAGCGCATTACAACAGCTTCGCACTATGACTACCATTGTCGCTGACACAGGCGATCTTGCCGCCATTGAGCGTCTAAAACCTATCGATGCGACCACCAATCCAAGCCTAATTACCAAAGCACTGATTCATCCTGACAATGAAGCGGTATTATCAGAAACCATGAGTCGCCATAGAAATGATATCGACGCCGTGATTGACGAGCTGACCATTCAAATCGGCTGCAATATTCTATCTTTAATCGAGGGGCGCGTCTCAACTGAGGTCGATGCTCGTTTGTCCTATGACACACAAGCGACCATTGATAAGGCATTGGCGTTTATGGAAGCCTATCAAAAATCCGGTATCGACTCAGAGCGCGTGTTGATTAAGATGGCAGCAACCTGGCAAGGTATTGAAGCTGCCCGCTACCTCGAAACTCAAGGCATTCACTGCAATCTCACCTTGCTATTTGGACAGCATCAAGCCATCGCTTGTGCCGATGCTGGTGTGACCTTAATTTCACCTTTTGTTGGACGTATTTTGGATTGGCAAAAACGCCAGCAAAACCGTCAAAACATACCAGTCTCTGATGACATGGGCGTACAATCGGTCAAGCTCATTTACCAATACTACAAGCAGCATGGCTACAAAACGCAGGTGATGGGCGCAAGTTTTCGCTCAACTGAGCAGATATTGGCGCTGGCAGGCTGTGATTTATTAACCATTGCACCCAACCTAATTGATGAGCTGGCAGCAATGGATATCGAGGTTACACGTCAATTATCAGAAAGTATGTCGATGGACATGACAGATATGACGCGAGTTAGCTTGAGCGCTGAAGAATTCAGTCACGCCTATCAGCAGGATACCATCACTCAAGATCTATTACCCAAAGGCATTGACGGCTTTATCAGTGCGCGTGATGAGCTTGCCCATATGCTAGCAAGTATGCGCAGCTAA
- a CDS encoding adenine phosphoribosyltransferase, translated as MSANTAVTAADTATESSNTLNSDHPFWQIIRTVPDFPKIGIDFYDITPLLRSHINEVIDALLAVLPKGIMDEVDCLGAVEARGFVFASLLAGRLGKGMILLRKPGKLPPPVANKAYVLEYGKDTLEMQNNLPPERVLLVDDILATGGTLTTAYELCQSVNHTVVGALVLLDLVNLHGDFPVPVYTVLKA; from the coding sequence ATGAGCGCAAACACCGCTGTTACGGCAGCTGATACTGCAACAGAGTCATCGAATACGCTCAATAGCGATCATCCATTTTGGCAAATCATTCGCACAGTACCAGACTTCCCCAAAATCGGCATTGATTTTTATGATATTACACCGTTACTACGCAGTCACATTAATGAAGTCATTGATGCGCTGCTTGCTGTATTACCTAAAGGCATAATGGACGAGGTAGATTGTCTGGGTGCTGTTGAAGCCCGCGGATTCGTGTTTGCAAGTTTGTTGGCAGGACGTTTGGGTAAAGGTATGATTTTACTACGCAAACCCGGCAAGCTACCGCCGCCTGTTGCCAATAAAGCCTATGTGTTAGAGTACGGTAAAGATACCCTTGAGATGCAAAACAATTTGCCACCAGAGCGCGTGCTATTGGTTGATGATATTTTGGCGACGGGCGGCACACTGACCACCGCTTATGAGCTATGTCAATCAGTCAATCATACGGTAGTGGGGGCATTGGTCTTATTGGATTTGGTGAATTTACATGGCGATTTTCCAGTGCCTGTTTATACGGTATTAAAGGCGTAA
- a CDS encoding bifunctional prephenate dehydrogenase/3-phosphoshikimate 1-carboxyvinyltransferase → MSSQQKTQQYKNLALLNAQSPLFNQVCVIGLGLIGASIAQAIKNNGLAERIVAVDRHEPSLKEAIQHGLLDAGSVVLSEIVSGSDLIIIAVPAQAVQAVFIDIKNAMDSGLLATDCIITDVCSTKVNIIDAAKAVFETLPVGLVPAHPIAGAENSGYHARRATLFVNHSVIICELPTTSHLAIAKLSQLWEAVGASVMPMEAAHHDAILAHTSHLPHLLAFNLVEQLASHDDNLDMFRYAAGGFRDFTRIAASDPKMWHDIFFANQSAIISALDEYSVYLSDIRQLIIDKNSTALMGLLGRAQAARRHFGHMLASTPYTDTSAMSASYNITPSNTVSGTITIPGDKSISHRSIMLGSLATGVTHVTGFLEGEDALATLQAFRDMGVIIEGPDNGNLTIHGVGMNGLKPSKTPLYMGNSGTSMRLLAGILAAQAFDSVLTGDTSLNKRPMERIAAPLRQMGAVIQSTGQKGTAPLSITGRDSVGTPLQGIEYDMPVASAQIKSCLLLAGLWAEGTTTVTQPEVSRDHTERMLSAFGYPVTVDGNRISVEGGGTLKGGDIAVPADISSAAFFMVAAAISQDSELTLKQVGINPTRTGIIDILKLMQADISLSNETHVGGEPVADITIRGSNLVGIEIPEYLVPLAIDEFPVLFIAASCAQGRTILTGAKELRVKESDRIAVMAEGLQTLGVDCTVTEDGLIIEGKGTQSQNSDINNSQPVFGGGDIVSHHDHRIAMSFAVASLRASQQISIEGIETINTSFPGFAELANQIGMSIDVVSA, encoded by the coding sequence GTGAGTAGCCAACAGAAAACCCAACAGTATAAAAATTTAGCCCTTTTAAATGCTCAGTCGCCACTATTTAATCAAGTTTGTGTGATTGGGCTTGGATTGATAGGGGCAAGTATTGCTCAAGCCATTAAAAACAATGGTTTGGCTGAACGTATCGTTGCAGTTGATAGACACGAGCCAAGTCTAAAGGAAGCTATCCAACACGGTTTGCTAGACGCTGGTAGTGTCGTCTTAAGTGAAATTGTATCTGGCAGTGACTTGATTATCATTGCGGTGCCAGCACAAGCGGTGCAAGCGGTATTTATAGATATCAAAAATGCAATGGACAGTGGTTTGCTTGCTACTGATTGCATTATTACCGATGTCTGCAGTACTAAAGTCAATATCATTGACGCTGCCAAAGCGGTGTTTGAGACATTGCCTGTAGGGCTTGTGCCTGCACATCCGATTGCCGGTGCTGAAAATTCGGGGTATCATGCACGCCGCGCCACATTGTTTGTTAATCATAGCGTTATTATCTGTGAGCTACCAACGACCAGTCATCTGGCAATTGCAAAGCTAAGCCAATTATGGGAAGCGGTAGGGGCTAGCGTCATGCCGATGGAGGCCGCGCATCACGATGCGATATTGGCACATACCAGTCATTTGCCGCATCTGTTGGCGTTCAATCTGGTTGAGCAACTGGCAAGTCATGATGATAATCTAGATATGTTCCGCTATGCCGCAGGTGGCTTTCGTGACTTTACGCGCATTGCTGCCAGCGACCCTAAAATGTGGCATGATATATTTTTTGCCAACCAAAGCGCGATTATAAGCGCCCTTGATGAGTACAGCGTTTATTTAAGCGATATACGTCAGCTTATCATTGATAAAAATTCAACCGCCCTGATGGGACTTTTGGGCCGCGCGCAAGCCGCACGGCGACATTTTGGCCATATGTTAGCCAGCACCCCTTATACGGATACTTCTGCCATGTCAGCTTCTTATAATATTACCCCAAGCAACACTGTCTCTGGCACTATTACCATTCCTGGTGATAAATCTATCTCCCATCGTAGTATTATGCTCGGTAGCCTTGCAACCGGTGTGACCCACGTCACTGGATTTTTGGAAGGGGAAGATGCTTTAGCTACTTTGCAGGCTTTTCGTGATATGGGCGTGATCATTGAAGGTCCTGACAATGGTAATTTAACCATTCATGGCGTTGGTATGAATGGCTTGAAGCCAAGCAAAACGCCACTATATATGGGCAATTCTGGTACCAGTATGCGTCTGCTAGCAGGTATTTTAGCCGCGCAAGCGTTTGATAGCGTACTGACAGGTGATACCAGCTTGAACAAACGCCCAATGGAGCGTATAGCAGCGCCATTACGTCAAATGGGTGCAGTCATTCAAAGTACGGGTCAAAAAGGCACTGCGCCGCTCAGTATCACTGGTCGAGATAGTGTAGGTACACCACTACAAGGTATAGAGTATGATATGCCGGTCGCTTCTGCACAGATTAAGTCGTGCTTGCTACTAGCAGGGTTGTGGGCTGAGGGCACGACGACTGTTACTCAACCTGAAGTTAGCCGAGACCATACTGAACGAATGTTATCGGCATTTGGCTATCCTGTGACTGTTGATGGCAATCGCATTAGTGTTGAAGGCGGCGGCACGCTAAAAGGCGGTGATATCGCGGTGCCTGCTGATATCTCTTCAGCGGCATTTTTTATGGTCGCTGCTGCAATCAGTCAAGATAGTGAATTGACTTTAAAACAGGTCGGCATCAATCCAACGCGTACCGGTATTATTGATATTCTAAAACTGATGCAAGCGGATATCAGCCTGAGTAATGAGACTCATGTTGGCGGCGAGCCAGTGGCAGATATTACCATTCGTGGCTCAAACTTGGTTGGTATTGAGATACCAGAGTATTTGGTACCGTTAGCCATTGACGAATTCCCGGTATTATTTATTGCTGCCAGCTGTGCCCAAGGTCGTACTATTTTAACCGGAGCAAAAGAGTTACGTGTCAAGGAATCAGATCGCATTGCGGTGATGGCGGAAGGCTTGCAGACATTAGGCGTTGATTGTACCGTTACTGAAGATGGTCTAATTATCGAAGGCAAAGGCACGCAAAGTCAAAATAGTGACATCAATAATAGTCAGCCGGTGTTTGGAGGCGGAGATATTGTCTCGCATCATGACCACCGTATCGCTATGAGCTTTGCCGTTGCAAGTTTACGTGCCTCGCAGCAAATTAGCATTGAAGGCATTGAAACCATCAATACCAGCTTCCCAGGATTTGCAGAGCTTGCCAATCAAATTGGTATGTCTATTGACGTTGTGAGTGCTTAA
- a CDS encoding alpha/beta fold hydrolase: protein MTEKNDINKAANLPEPSDSSLSYPTPEWQKFGEHQWGASDLSEHLYQAMIDIGDGIELCVEAGGNPNNPPLLMIMGLGSQMIFWPNHFIKRLIDAGFFVIRFDNRDIGLSSKVQIDGLPRISQLKMMMRLQTGLSNKGTQVAYNLTDMAEDTARLIKALQLSKTHLLGASMGGMIAQIVAARYPSLVQRMALMFTTTNRAFLKPPKPRQLYTLINRPESHSERDIVRHSVWFMKTVGTPGHVNVRMVRDIAKIRYQRNFHPLGTVQQLNAILASGSISRFSKQVKAPTIVLHGSADGLLPASQGRVVAKTIPNAKFHLIEGMAHDIPEYYQPYMVDLISNHLLEK from the coding sequence ATGACAGAAAAAAACGACATTAATAAGGCTGCTAATTTGCCTGAACCATCGGATAGCAGCTTGAGCTACCCGACGCCTGAATGGCAAAAATTTGGTGAGCACCAGTGGGGCGCATCAGATCTTAGTGAGCATCTTTATCAAGCCATGATAGATATCGGCGACGGCATCGAGCTGTGTGTTGAGGCTGGTGGTAATCCTAATAATCCACCATTACTTATGATTATGGGGCTTGGCTCGCAAATGATATTTTGGCCAAACCACTTTATTAAGCGCCTTATTGATGCCGGCTTTTTTGTGATTCGTTTTGACAATCGTGATATTGGTTTGTCCTCTAAAGTACAGATTGATGGTCTACCCCGTATCAGCCAGCTTAAAATGATGATGCGATTGCAAACGGGACTGTCTAATAAAGGCACACAGGTTGCCTACAATTTGACCGATATGGCAGAAGATACCGCACGTTTAATTAAGGCGTTACAACTTAGCAAAACACACCTGCTTGGCGCCTCTATGGGTGGTATGATTGCCCAAATCGTAGCGGCACGTTATCCAAGCCTAGTGCAGCGGATGGCGTTGATGTTTACCACAACCAACCGTGCCTTTTTAAAACCACCAAAGCCTAGACAGCTATACACGCTAATTAATCGCCCTGAGAGCCATTCTGAGCGCGATATCGTGCGCCATAGCGTTTGGTTTATGAAGACTGTGGGCACGCCAGGTCATGTAAATGTACGCATGGTACGTGACATTGCTAAGATACGTTATCAGCGTAATTTCCATCCACTTGGTACGGTACAACAGCTCAATGCAATCTTGGCTTCAGGCTCTATCAGCCGCTTTAGTAAGCAAGTCAAAGCACCGACGATCGTATTACACGGTAGCGCAGATGGATTATTGCCTGCCTCACAAGGTCGAGTCGTTGCCAAGACCATCCCTAATGCCAAATTTCATTTGATTGAAGGCATGGCGCACGATATTCCTGAGTACTATCAGCCGTATATGGTTGATTTAATTAGCAATCACTTATTAGAAAAATAG